The following proteins are co-located in the Musa acuminata AAA Group cultivar baxijiao unplaced genomic scaffold, Cavendish_Baxijiao_AAA HiC_scaffold_585, whole genome shotgun sequence genome:
- the LOC135661976 gene encoding cytochrome f: protein MQNKNTFSWVKEEMTRSISVSIMIYVITRASISNAYPIFAQQGYENPREATGRIVCANCHLANKPVDIEVPQAVLPDTVFEAVVRIPYDKQLKQVLANGKKGTLNVGAVLILPDGFELAPLDRISPELKEKIGNLSFQSYRPNKRNIIVIGPVPGQKYSEIVFPILSPDPATKKDVHFLKYPIYVGGNRGRGQIYPDGSKSNNTVYNATSAGIVSRIVRKEKGGYEITIVDASDGHQVVDIIPPGPELLVSEGESIKLDQPLTSNPNVGGFGQGDAEIVLQDPLRVQGLLFFLASVILAQVFLVLKKKQFEKVQLYEMNF, encoded by the coding sequence atgcaaaataaaaatactttttcttgggtAAAGGAAGAGATGACTCGATCCATTTCTGTATCGATCATGATATATGTAATAACTCGGGCATCTATTTCAAATGCATATCCCATTTTTGCGCAGCAGGGTTATGAAAACCCGCGAGAAGCAACGGGACGAATTGTATGTGCCAATTGCCATTTAGCTAATAAACCCGTGGATATTGAAGTTCCGCAAGCTGTGCTTCCTGATACTGTATTTGAAGCAGTTGTTCGAATCCCTTATGATAAGCAACTGAAACAAGTTCTTGCTAATGGTAAAAAGGGGACTTTGAATGTGGGGGCTGTTCTCATTTTACCCGACGGATTCGAATTAGCCCCCCTTGATCGTATTTCTCCTGAGTTGAAAGAAAAGATAGGAAATCTGTCTTTTCAGAGTTATCGTCCcaacaaaagaaatattattgtgATAGGTCCTGTTCCCGGTCAGAAATATAGTGAAATCGTCTTTCCCATTCTTTCCCCCGACCCTGCTACGAAGAAAGACGTTCACTTCTTAAAATATCCCATATACGTAGGTGGGAACAGAGGAAGGGGTCAGATTTATCCTGATGGTAGCAAAAGTAACAATACAGTCTATAATGCTACATCAGCAGGTATAGTAAGCAGAATAGTACGTAAAGAAAAAGGGGGATATGAAATAACCATAGTTGATGCATCGGATGGACATCAAGTGGTTGATATTATACCTCCAGGACCAGAACTTCTTGTTTCAGAGGGTGAATCCATCAAGCTTGATCAACCATTAACAAGCAATCCCAATGTGGGAGGCTTTGGTCAGGGAGATGCAGAAATAGTGCTTCAAGACCCATTACGGGTCCAaggtcttttgttcttcttggcatctgttattttggcacaagtttttttggttcttaaaaagaaacagtttgaaaaggttcaattgtacgaaatgaatttctag